In the genome of Dyadobacter fermentans DSM 18053, the window GCCTTTTGGCTGCGGAACTTGGTCCGGACAAGATCCGCGTAAACGTGGTAAATCCCGACGCGGTAATCGCCGGTAGCAAAATCTGGGAAAGCGGCTGGGCTGCCGGACGTGCGAAAGCATACGGCATTAAAGTAGAAGAACTGCCCGCTTACTACGCGAAACGAACGGTACTCAATGCAGAGATCCATACGGACGACATCGCAAACGGCGTATATATTTTCGTGAGCGGCTTGCTCAACAAGAGCACCGGAAACGTGATCAATGTCGACGGAGGTGTTCCTGCGGCATTCCTTCGCTAATTATTTCAAAACAGATGTTCAATCAGACTTGGCCGGTTTTCCAACTTGCCAAGTCTTTTTAATACTATCCCGATGAAAATCGAACAATATCAAATCGACCAGCACAACGACAGCCTCTTTTCGCGGCATAACAACCAGTACATCTTCCTGCAAGAGCAGTTGGGCGAGCAGGGCATTCATGCCAAAGACATTGTAAAGCAGCTTGAAGCATTTCAGGTGGCGATCCCGAGTTGGGCATTGGGCACCGGCGGCACGCGCTTCGGCCGTTTTTCAGGTGTAGGCGAGCCGCGTTCGTTGGAAGAAAAAATCGAAGATGTGGGCCTGCTGCACGCATTGAACCGTTCAAGCGGCTCTATCTCACTGCACATTCCTTGGGACATTCCCGGCCAGGCTCAGCCCATTATCGACCTCGCCACCTCGCTGGACCTGAAATTCGACGCCGTTAATTCCAACACATTCCAGGACCAGAAAGACCAGGAGCTTTCTTACAAATTCGGCTCGCTCTCGCATGTGGACGCCAACGTGCGCAAGCAGGCGGTGGAGCATAATATCGAAGTGATCAAGCACGGCGTGAACCTGGGTTCCAAAGCCTTGTCGATCTGGCTTTCCGACGGCTCCTGCTTCCCCGGCCAGTCGAATTTTGTAAGAGCATTCCAGAACACGCTCGAATCTTTGCAGGAAATCTACGCCGCATTGCCCGACGACTGGAAGGTTTTCGTAGAATACAAAGCCTACGAGCCGAATTTCTATTCAACCGTCATTCAAGACTGGGGCAGCTCGCTGCTTTTCTGCCAGAAACTCGGCCCGAAAGCGGATGTACTCGTGGATCTGGGCCACCATTTGCCGAATGCGAACATCGAGCAGATCGTAGCGACATTGATGATGGAAGGCCGCCTCGCAGGTTTCCATTTCAATGATTCAAAGTATGGTGACGATGATCTAACGGTAGGCGCCATTCGGCCTTACCAGCTCTTCCTGATCTTCGTGGAGCTCGTGGAAGGCATGAAACGCGCCAACCGCGCCGCCGATACTTACGCATGGATGATCGATGCGAGCCATAATGTGAAAGATCCGCTGGAAGATTTGCTGCAATCGGTGGAAGCGATATTGATCGCGCAAGCCCAGGCATTGCTCGTCGATCGCAAGAAACTGGAACAGGCCCGCAACGAAAACGACGTGGTATTGGCCCAGCAAATCCTGCAAAACGCATTCCGCACCGACGTGCGCCCGCTCGTGCGCGAGGCTATGCGCCTGAGCGGCGGCTCCCTCGACCCGATTGGTTTGTACCGCCACCTGGGTGTGCGCAACGAGCTGCTCAACGAGCGCGGGAAGTTGACGGTCGCGACAGGACTTTAAGAAGATGTCAATGTCACGCTGAGCGGCCCGGTCCGCTCAGCGTGACATTCCTCAAAGCGATTTCCGTTTGATCAGCGTAAACGGGTTCTTGATCAATGCCCTTTTTCCGTCCTTGATGATTTCTGCGGCCGTTTTGCCCATTTGCTCGTGGTCGGTTGAAATAGTCGTAATACCGTCGAGCAGTATTTCTTTCAGGGGCGTTTCGTTGTAGGAAATAATGCCAATGTCCTTTCCGATAACCAGTTGCTGCTCCTTACTCTTCTTGATCAGGTTCACCAGGTCGTTTTCCTCGACCACCACATAAGCCGTATCCTTCACCGCCGCGCTGTTTTCATGGAAATCGTACATGATTTCGTGTTCAAACTCGTGCTGAATGCAGAAAATCCGGAAACCTTTGAGGATTTCTTTCGGATAGCGGATCATTGTCGGGAAAATGAGGACCAGTTTTTTGTACACTTTCAGCAAATCCACCGCCTCGTTCAGCGCGTGCACAATGTCCTTTTCAAAGTTCTGGTAAACCGATGAATGCTTTTTGGTCGTGAATTCAATGTCCTTATCGAGCAGGATCAGCTTCTCCGGCGGGATCATTTTCAATGTCTCGATCGCCTCTTCCATTTTCTCGTAGAAGTGCGGCATGATCACATAGTAATCGTATTCACCGAGGCTGTTTTTGATCAGGTTTTTGAAAATGTTGGTATTCGAATGATGAATATGGAGGTCCACATTTACATTACGGCCGATATTCTCGACGAATGCATTGTAAACCTGTTTTTTGTAGTTACTTATTTTGTTGAAAACCAGCAGGATACGTACCGATGTTTCAATATCCACGCGGTTGATAAAATAGCCCTTACCGCGGACTGAAATCAGCACGCCGTCCTTGATGAGGTGCTTGTAGGCCTTTTCGACGGTATCACGGGAAAGCAGATACTCCTCACTCAGCTGGTTAATGGAAGGGATCTTATCGCCGCGTTTCAGCTTTCCTTTACTAATCGCCTGCAAGAGCGATTTGATAATCTGCATGTACTTGGGTGCACTCTCCTTGAACTCAATGTCAAATTGTATTTCCATTCAATGCCGTGGGTTGGGGAATCAAGCTAAAAATAGCATTTTTATCTGTTTTCGACGCTTAAATCGTAAGTCTTCCTAAACAAAAAACAACCCGACAAAGAATACTACTATCCTGCCGGGTTGTTTTTATGTTAAGGCTTGTATTTATCTCGGACCTCTGCCGCTGCGCTCGCCGCCACCGCCTCCGCGGTTACCATTGTCGCCGCCGCGGTTGCCTCCGCCATTATCGCCGCCTCGGTTACCGCGGTCGTTGCTGCGCGGTTCGGGGGCGTTTCTTTCCTGGCGCTCTGCCCGCGGCGCGGGTTCATAGGAGCGGTTGCTGCGCTCCTGGCGTTCCGGCCGCTCGATGTTCGGGCGTTCTATCCGTTGTTCCGAACGGTTGGCACGTTCAGGCGCATTACCCGGGTTGTATTCGCGGTTTCGTTCGGGGCTGTTGCCCGGATTGTATTCGCGGTTACGTTGCGAGCGGTTAGGTGCTTCGTTGCGGTCACTGCGGCCTGGATTCGGCGCTTCGCTGCGATTATCGAACGGCGATGATTCACGGTTACGCTCGATTCGGTCGTTACCACGGCCATAGGGAGCGGCGTCGCGGTTACGGTCGTTGCGGCTGCTGCGCTCGTCGTACGGGTTGCGCGAGCCACGTCTCGAATTATCGCCCGGTTCAATGCGGTTGTCGTCATTGCGGTTGCTTCGGTCGGTGCGCGGGTAGCCGTTGCTGCGGCCGCCGCGGTTACCGTAGTCGTAATTGCCATTTCCGCGGTCCGCGATAATGACCCGGCCTCTGCCTCTCGGGCTGGCATCGATCGTCCGAACAGGTACGCTTCTGCGGGTTACGCGCTCGATTTCATCGCGGCGCGGGCCGAACACATAGGTGCGGTTGTCGCTGCGGTAGTAGTTGTTGATCACCACCGTGTTGTTATAATAATGCGACACACGTCGCGCAGGGGCGCAGTACGAATGCCAGCGAGGGCTGGTAATGTAACGTTGCGGCACGAATACCCACCAGAACGACGGGATGTTGATCGACACATTGATATTAACCCCCGGTCCCAGCGGTGCCCAGCCGTAGTAGCCGCCACCCGAGCGCCAGTTCACCCACGCAGGGCCCCATTCGTAGTCCGGCACCCAAAACCAGCCGTAGTAATCGTCGTAGTTCCAGCGGCCGTAGTGGAACGGCGCCCAGCCCCAGTCATATTCCGAAACCCAGGTATTACCGTACTCGGTCTGTTCCCAGTAACCGGCGGTAGAGTAAGGTTGAAAACCCCTTGGCACATCGGGAATCCAGACGGAGCCGAACTGCGGATTACGCACCCAGCGGCCATAGGGGGCGAGTTCGTCGTAAAAGGTCTCAAAAGTGACCCGGAACCCGGGTTGCGCCTCGGTTTTGTTGGATACCGAAACGCCGACGAACATCAAAATGAACAGGCCGAGTATTCTTAGTGTACGCATGGTGTCCATGGCTTTATGTTTTAATTGTTTTCCTGTTATTAAAAATCGGTTCTTGGACGTTACTTTTAGATTCTGGTTTAATGGCTCAGCCGGACATTAACACGTGTTAACAAAACTTCCATGACCCATGATCGATCCTGAAATCCTGCATGCCGAACTGGTGTTCCAGACAGCCCGGAGCGGTGGGAAGGGAGGGCAGAATGTGAATAAGGTAGAAACAAAGGTAGAACTGCGTTTTGACATTCCGAACTCGCAATTCCTGACCGGCGAGGACAAGCAAAAGCTGACCGAAAAATTATCCAACCGATTAACGAACGGTAAAGTGCTCGTATTATACCACCAGACCGAGCGCTCGCAGCTGGCCAACAAGGAAAAGGTCGTGGAGAAGTTCGACAGGCTTATCCGCCAGGCACTTATTGTTGAAAAAGACCGGAAAGCGACCAGACCTACGTTGGCTTCCAAACTCGAAAGATTGAAGGCCAAGCAGCGCAATGCGGCCATTAAGTCGATGCGCCGCAAACCTTTTGAAGAATAAACGAAAACACCTTTATGACCGCCGTCACTCCTGTTCAACCCAAGCTCAGCGCCGTTTTCACATTGCCTGTAATCGTAGCCTCGCTGGGCTATTTTGTGGATGTGTATGATCTGCTGCTTTTCAACATCGTGCGCGTGCCGAGTCTGAAAGACCTCGGGCTATCGGAAGAGGAAATCTCGCAGATCGGCGCGAACATTTATAATT includes:
- a CDS encoding sugar isomerase encodes the protein MKIEQYQIDQHNDSLFSRHNNQYIFLQEQLGEQGIHAKDIVKQLEAFQVAIPSWALGTGGTRFGRFSGVGEPRSLEEKIEDVGLLHALNRSSGSISLHIPWDIPGQAQPIIDLATSLDLKFDAVNSNTFQDQKDQELSYKFGSLSHVDANVRKQAVEHNIEVIKHGVNLGSKALSIWLSDGSCFPGQSNFVRAFQNTLESLQEIYAALPDDWKVFVEYKAYEPNFYSTVIQDWGSSLLFCQKLGPKADVLVDLGHHLPNANIEQIVATLMMEGRLAGFHFNDSKYGDDDLTVGAIRPYQLFLIFVELVEGMKRANRAADTYAWMIDASHNVKDPLEDLLQSVEAILIAQAQALLVDRKKLEQARNENDVVLAQQILQNAFRTDVRPLVREAMRLSGGSLDPIGLYRHLGVRNELLNERGKLTVATGL
- a CDS encoding GntR family transcriptional regulator, with the translated sequence MEIQFDIEFKESAPKYMQIIKSLLQAISKGKLKRGDKIPSINQLSEEYLLSRDTVEKAYKHLIKDGVLISVRGKGYFINRVDIETSVRILLVFNKISNYKKQVYNAFVENIGRNVNVDLHIHHSNTNIFKNLIKNSLGEYDYYVIMPHFYEKMEEAIETLKMIPPEKLILLDKDIEFTTKKHSSVYQNFEKDIVHALNEAVDLLKVYKKLVLIFPTMIRYPKEILKGFRIFCIQHEFEHEIMYDFHENSAAVKDTAYVVVEENDLVNLIKKSKEQQLVIGKDIGIISYNETPLKEILLDGITTISTDHEQMGKTAAEIIKDGKRALIKNPFTLIKRKSL
- a CDS encoding DUF6600 domain-containing protein — encoded protein: MRTLRILGLFILMFVGVSVSNKTEAQPGFRVTFETFYDELAPYGRWVRNPQFGSVWIPDVPRGFQPYSTAGYWEQTEYGNTWVSEYDWGWAPFHYGRWNYDDYYGWFWVPDYEWGPAWVNWRSGGGYYGWAPLGPGVNINVSINIPSFWWVFVPQRYITSPRWHSYCAPARRVSHYYNNTVVINNYYRSDNRTYVFGPRRDEIERVTRRSVPVRTIDASPRGRGRVIIADRGNGNYDYGNRGGRSNGYPRTDRSNRNDDNRIEPGDNSRRGSRNPYDERSSRNDRNRDAAPYGRGNDRIERNRESSPFDNRSEAPNPGRSDRNEAPNRSQRNREYNPGNSPERNREYNPGNAPERANRSEQRIERPNIERPERQERSNRSYEPAPRAERQERNAPEPRSNDRGNRGGDNGGGNRGGDNGNRGGGGGERSGRGPR
- the arfB gene encoding alternative ribosome rescue aminoacyl-tRNA hydrolase ArfB; translation: MIDPEILHAELVFQTARSGGKGGQNVNKVETKVELRFDIPNSQFLTGEDKQKLTEKLSNRLTNGKVLVLYHQTERSQLANKEKVVEKFDRLIRQALIVEKDRKATRPTLASKLERLKAKQRNAAIKSMRRKPFEE